In Thermus islandicus DSM 21543, one genomic interval encodes:
- a CDS encoding O-antigen ligase family protein, translating into MNLLRRWWWPLFAFLYPLVVWPFGASHAGVVLAKHYFTLFFLLGGLFLELTAHPQVHFAHLRHLPRFLRSHPPLLLALFLALWMGLATALSPEPQVALTGSVVDYSDGLVWGLLMVGVFALGYLRSLFDPELGQRVALGVLGGAGVLALGALAEVALHRGLYYPTDPGNLPMVTFPGKGHLAGYFALGFGVAAGFFAQRRNTAYGVLLLLLAVALGLTFNRAGILALFGVGVAVLLWRRQAGVWVLVLGLLGVGLGWGAVRLLNPQGERAELTSGHTFLTRLYYWKAALGGIAARPLFGWGGGVFEHRWPAYLSRLELEQFLQSEFGKRGSTLLGVNNAPGGDPVFLLRHPDGVLEQMRIYLFRAHNGLLEYALKWGLPWVIAYLWLLSSCLRWVPESHPPTLGLLGAWIFFLFWFPTPGTEGVLWLLMAQKKNQGNPSSPGSAP; encoded by the coding sequence ATGAACCTCCTGCGCCGCTGGTGGTGGCCCCTCTTCGCCTTCCTCTATCCCCTTGTGGTCTGGCCCTTCGGGGCTAGCCACGCCGGGGTGGTGCTGGCCAAGCACTACTTCACCCTCTTCTTTTTGCTGGGGGGCCTTTTCCTGGAGCTCACCGCGCATCCCCAGGTACATTTCGCGCACCTCCGCCACCTGCCCCGGTTCCTGCGGTCCCACCCCCCTTTGCTCCTCGCCCTTTTTCTTGCTCTCTGGATGGGCCTTGCCACGGCCCTTTCCCCAGAGCCCCAGGTGGCCCTCACCGGCTCGGTGGTGGATTACTCCGACGGGCTGGTATGGGGGCTACTGATGGTGGGGGTCTTCGCCCTGGGTTACCTCCGCTCCCTCTTTGACCCGGAGCTAGGCCAGAGGGTGGCCCTGGGGGTGCTGGGGGGGGCCGGGGTGCTGGCCCTCGGGGCCCTGGCCGAGGTGGCGCTCCACCGGGGCCTCTACTACCCTACCGACCCCGGCAACCTCCCCATGGTGACCTTTCCCGGAAAGGGGCACCTCGCCGGGTACTTCGCCCTGGGGTTTGGGGTGGCGGCGGGCTTTTTCGCCCAGAGGCGGAACACCGCCTACGGGGTCCTTCTCCTCCTCTTGGCCGTGGCCCTGGGGCTCACCTTCAACCGGGCGGGGATCCTCGCCCTTTTCGGAGTTGGGGTGGCGGTGCTCCTTTGGCGGCGGCAAGCCGGAGTTTGGGTGCTGGTCCTGGGCCTTTTGGGGGTAGGCCTGGGGTGGGGCGCCGTGCGCCTCCTCAACCCTCAGGGGGAGCGCGCCGAGCTTACAAGCGGGCACACCTTCCTGACCCGGCTCTACTACTGGAAGGCCGCCCTAGGGGGCATCGCGGCCAGGCCGCTCTTCGGCTGGGGCGGGGGGGTCTTTGAGCATCGCTGGCCCGCCTATTTAAGCCGTCTTGAGTTGGAACAGTTTCTTCAAAGTGAGTTTGGAAAAAGGGGTAGTACCCTATTAGGGGTTAACAATGCACCCGGAGGAGATCCTGTATTCCTGCTACGACATCCCGACGGGGTACTTGAGCAGATGCGTATCTACCTCTTTCGTGCCCACAACGGCCTTCTGGAGTACGCTCTAAAGTGGGGGTTACCTTGGGTCATAGCCTACCTGTGGTTACTTTCCTCGTGCCTTCGCTGGGTTCCGGAAAGCCATCCACCGACCTTAGGTCTCCTGGGAGCATGGATATTTTTCCTGTTCTGGTTTCCCACCCCCGGAACGGAAGGCGTGCTGTGGCTTTTAATGGCCCAAAAGAAAAACCAGGGGAACCCTAGTTCCCCTGGCTCTGCTCCCTAG
- a CDS encoding Uma2 family endonuclease, producing MGAAKVVRSLSLEEYLALEREASVKHELVEGFPHAMAGAGDRHNRLVVNLVLALGPLARKKGCRLYASDMRLKVDAATVYYPDLMVVCEEDPGEYYKEKPCLVIEVLSESMEATDRREKLHKYLGLPTLQAYLLVDSRLPRAFGYYREGEGWVYREAEEGHLPLPCLKGHLDLSEAYYGL from the coding sequence ATGGGCGCGGCCAAGGTGGTGCGGTCCCTCAGCCTGGAAGAGTACCTGGCCCTGGAGAGGGAGGCCTCGGTAAAGCACGAGCTGGTGGAGGGCTTTCCCCACGCCATGGCCGGGGCGGGCGACCGGCACAACCGGCTGGTGGTGAACCTGGTCCTGGCCCTGGGCCCCCTGGCCCGGAAAAAGGGGTGCCGCCTCTACGCAAGCGACATGCGGCTCAAGGTGGACGCCGCCACGGTCTACTACCCCGATCTCATGGTGGTTTGTGAGGAAGACCCTGGGGAATACTACAAGGAAAAGCCCTGCCTGGTGATAGAGGTGCTCTCCGAGTCCATGGAGGCCACGGACCGGAGGGAAAAGCTCCACAAGTACCTGGGCCTGCCCACCCTCCAGGCCTACCTCTTGGTGGACTCCCGCCTTCCCCGGGCCTTCGGCTACTACCGGGAGGGGGAAGGATGGGTGTACCGGGAGGCGGAGGAAGGCCACCTGCCGCTACCCTGCCTGAAGGGCCACTTGGACCTCTCCGAGGCCTATTACGGGCTCTAG
- a CDS encoding Uma2 family endonuclease, whose protein sequence is MGEAARPLELLDAEAYLAMEERSPVRHELLEGVLYPMAGATEAHNLIVGNLFYHLRPHARAKGCRLFVSDMKLKVSSRTFYYPDLMVVCAEDPHPLYKERPCLVVEVLSENTEAIDRREKLWRYRELPSLQGYLLVDSRERRVEGYFRQEEGWLYRLWEGEGVAEVPCLGVGISLEAIYEGVEV, encoded by the coding sequence ATGGGCGAGGCGGCAAGGCCCCTGGAGCTTCTGGACGCCGAGGCCTACCTGGCCATGGAAGAGCGGTCCCCCGTGCGCCACGAGCTCCTGGAGGGCGTGCTCTACCCCATGGCGGGGGCCACGGAGGCCCATAACCTCATCGTGGGCAACCTCTTCTACCATCTCCGCCCTCACGCCCGGGCCAAGGGGTGCAGGCTCTTCGTTTCGGACATGAAGCTCAAGGTCTCCTCCCGCACCTTTTATTACCCCGACCTCATGGTCGTGTGCGCAGAAGACCCCCACCCCCTATACAAGGAGCGCCCCTGCCTGGTGGTGGAAGTCCTTTCCGAGAACACCGAGGCCATAGACCGCCGGGAGAAGCTCTGGCGCTACCGGGAGCTCCCAAGCCTCCAGGGCTACCTCCTGGTGGACTCCCGGGAAAGGCGGGTGGAGGGCTATTTCCGCCAGGAGGAGGGTTGGCTTTACCGCCTGTGGGAGGGAGAGGGGGTGGCGGAGGTGCCCTGCCTCGGCGTGGGGATAAGCCTGGAAGCCATTTACGAGGGGGTAGAGGTTTAG